Part of the Candidatus Binatus sp. genome is shown below.
AGCGGCTTCAGCACCGCCACGCGCGGTGGAATCTTGGGCAGCGGGAGCAGGGGAGAAGTCGTGCGCCGCGCAAACTTGATCGCAGCGACGGTCGCGGCGGCGTAGTAGAGCACCGACACGCACACGCCCGCAGCCGGTAAAGCCATCCAGATTGTCATCGAATGATTCCCGCGCGGTAATTTGACCCGGTGCGACAGATGGCGCCACAGACATCTTGCTGCGGACCCTGCGCTGGCCCCTTACTCGCGCCTGGAATTCGCCGTCAGGCCACCGCTTGCTGCGCCGTCTGATGCCGCCGCTGGCGCATCGTGGAAAGAAACTGCCGCCCCTCGTTCAGCATCCGCCTGGTCTCTTCCATCGACGTCATCATCTTCTTGACCGATTTGAAGATGTACTTCGGGCGGAAGTAGAAGCTGCGGTAAAAGCGCTCGACCGCGCCGTAAATCTCGTCGTTGGTCAGGCCCGGATAGGTGATCGTGCACTTCTGATAGCCGGATTCATCGAGCAGCGGATCGACCGCCAGGAATCCGTTCTTGGTCACGTAGTCGAACAGCTCGGTGCCCGGGTACGGCGACGCGAGCGACACCTGGATCGTCTCGCAGTCCATCTCGCGCGCGAACCGGATCGATTCCTCGATCGTATCCTTGTTCTCGCCGGGGAGTCCCAGGATAAAAGTCCCGTGAATCAGGATCCCCAGTTCGTGACAATCCTTGGTGAAGCGCCGCGCGCGATCGATTCCGACGCCCTTCTTGATATTCTTCAAAATCTGCGCGTTGCCCGACTCGTAGCCGACCACGAACAACCTGAGCCCGCCGTCCTTCATGATCTTCAGCGTTTCATAGTCGACGTTGGCGCGTGAATTGGTGGACCACGTGATTCCCAGCGGCTTCAGCAGCTGCGCGATTTTGCGCGCGCGGGCCGGGTCGGCGGTGAAGGTGTCGTCGTCGAAGAACAGTTCCTTCATCTTCGGGAACTTCGACCTCATCGCCGCCACTTCCTCGTACACATTCTCCGGGCTCCGCACGCGATAGCGATGCCCCTGCGTGACCTGCGGCCACAGGCAGAACGTGCATCGCGCCGGGCATCCGCGCCCGGTGTACAGCGACACGTACGGATATTGGCAGTACGGGCTGTTGTACTTCAGGTAGTCGAGGTTCTTTTCATATACCTCGGTGACGAACGGCAACTTGTCGAGTTCTTCGTCGGTGAGCGCCGGACGATCGGGATTGTGATGCAGCCCGCCGTTTTTCTGATAGCTGATTCCGGCGATCGTGCTCCAGTCGCGGCCCTGCGCCACTTCCAGCATCGAGTAGTCGAATTCCTTGCGCGCCGCGATATCGATCGCCGGCGACAGTTTCAGCGTTTCGTCGGGCCGCGCCGTCGGATGCCCGCCGACCATCGCGATGATCGCATCCGGATTCGCCGCCTTGATTGCTTCCGCGGTGCGCGCATCCATCCTCAGCGACGGCGTCGAGGTGTGAATCACGACCAGGTCGTAGTTCTTTGCCTCGTTGACCGTCATCTCGACTGTGTAGTTATGCGGCGGCGCGTCGAGCAGGCGTGCGCCCGGGATCATCCCCGCCGGATAAGCGAGCCACGTCGGGTACCAGAATGACCAGACCTCGCGCGTCGCCTGGTAGCGCGAGCCCGCTCCCCCGTCGAAGTCGTCGTACGAGGGCGGATTCAGGAAAAGCGTCTTCATCACATCCATATTTTAAGCATACCCCAAAGGCCTGTCCGATTGGTTAGTCAGCGACTATACAAAGCACGACTACCTAAGGCAACAATGCGCGAAATTTAAATCGCTTCCCGGCCATCTCTATTCTTTTGACCCAAAAAACCGCGCATTTTCGCGGCTTTTCCCCCGATCACGGCCCGGCTGGCCGCTACTTCCGCGCGACGATGATCATCCGCCGCGTACCTATCGCATACGCCTCGCCGTCGAATCCCCCGAACACCGCGGTCACGCGCAGCCCCACGCGTTCCAGGACGCGGGTCATCTCGGTCAGCGTGTAGAGCCGGATGATATGCCCGATCGACTCGCGGCGGCCTCCCTTCGGGTCCACGACGATGAAATGCACGTGCATGCGGCTGGTCGCGAGATCCAGGTCGCGCCGCTCGACGTACAAAGTTCCGTCCGCGCCGGTATGCCAGTCGTTCTGGATATAGTTATCGATCGCCCACTCACGGTTCAGCATGTCGAGCAGGATCCGTCCGCCGGCTTTCAGCGCTTTGGCGGCCGATTCCAGGACTTTCAAATCCTCGGCTTCGGACTCGAGGTAGCCGAACGAGGAGTACATATTTACGATCGCGTCAAAGTTGTTTTCGAACGGGATCTTGCGCATGTCGGCGGCCACCGTCTCGATTGTGACCTTGCTCGTCCTGGCCGCCTGGTTGGCGAGTTCCAGGTACTCGGGATTCAGATCGAGAGCGGTTACCCGCAAGCCACGTTTCGCCAACTGGATCGAATGCCGCCCCTGGCCACAGCAGAGATCGAGCACCGATGCGCCCGGCTTGAGCTCGAGCGCGCCGGCGACGAAGGCGCTTTCTTTTTCAGCGCGCTCTTCGGTGAACGTGTGGCCATAGACGCTCAGGTAGTCGGCGCGAAAAAAGTCCACGTACCAGGCAGAGCCTTGCGATGCCATCGCGTCCCTCTAAGACTGTTGGGGTTCTCGCTTCAGGTGCGCACAACGACCATCGGGCGTGAGGCGACCCAGCGGCGCAGGAAAGCCACAAGCAACGGACGCATCGCAGGATTCAGGGCGACTGCGTGAACCAGTTCGAAGGGAGCAAAGGGCACGAATGGGTGCTCGCCGACAATTCGGGTTTTCCGGTCGAGAGCCTCGATCATCTTTGCGTGCCCGGCGACCACCACGCCATTGCAGGTGACTTTGACCTTGGGGTTCTTGCGCAGGTTGCGGATCCAATCGGACTGCCAGCCGTAAGTGGAGATCAGGTAAACATCATTGTCGCTGCGGACGCACGGAAGGAGCGTCTCACGCGGCAAGCCGGTTCGCCGCCCGGTTGTCGTCAGCAGAACCCATCCCGGTGCGTGCGAAAAGTAATCCCTTTGCGCATTGATCAGTGCCGCCTGAACCGGGCGTATCCCGCGAGGGATGAAGTGCAGCTTTGCTGCGAAAGGCTCAACTCGTTTCGTAGGGAGCATCGCCAGAAAGGCTACGGTCGCGCAATTCGTGCGTCAAGCACGTATCACGCGCCCTGAATTATCTTTCGCACCTCGGAATTCGGATCATTGACGACCTGGCTTTCAAGATCGAACACCATCGTGGACCGCTTGGCGGCATCGTAGGGCGGCCAATGCGGAATTGCGGGACAATCGGGCTTGCCGGTGCGGGCAAACGCGACCCACGCTCCCCCTATCTGCTGCTGCATCCGCGCGGCTCCGGGGTCCGGACCGGCAAACGCGCGCACCCGGCGGTAGGAATCGAGCATGAACGGAATCTCCATTGTGTGCGGGGTCTTGAATAGCCCGCCTGCTACCGGAGTTTCCCAAGTCAGATACCACATGTATGCCGGCGCGCCAGCTTGCGCCGCCTTGCGCTCGGCCAGTGTGATCGATCCGCCCATCGCGAACATCGAGCTCATTGCAGCAGTGAACAGGTAGGTCGGCGAGTAGTCGGGTCTGATCTTGCGCCATGCCTCGACCAGCGGCTTGCCCATGGGGCCGAGCATCGCGATGCGCTGTTGGAGGTCGGCTTCGGTCATCTTTCCAAACCACGGCTCGCCCGCAGTGAAGATGGTGACCTCGTCCTTCACGTAGCCGACCAGCACCGGTACATCGCGCGACACCGCAGGCGCATCGGGCGTGAACGGATCGCGGGTGATCGCGACACCATCGATGATCGGGATGTAGCCAATACCACCGGGCCGGCGCATGCCGGGTACGCGCGGCCCGGCGTTGTTCTTCGCGTCCGCCGCGAAGGCGGCGGCGATGATCGTCTGGGCGGGCATTGCCTGGAGCGACTTGATGTCGCCGGGCTGGATGCCGAGTTCCCCGAGGAGCGCTTTGGCGGCTGCGGTGGCGGGCTCTCTGCGACCGACTATCAGGCCAGGACCCGACTGAATCGACGCCTTGTGGAATAGTCCCTTCGCCGAGTCCATCGACATCAGAATCGAGACTTTCGCACCACCGCCCGACTGGCCCATGATGGTTACGTTGCCGGGGTCGCCGCCGAAATTCGCGATGTTGTCTCTCACCCACTGCAAGGCGAGCACCAAGTCCTGCATGCCGACCGTGCCGGACGATTTGTAGGCATCGCCCATCAGGTCGCCCAGGTGGAGATAGCCGAAAACGTTGAGGCGATGATTCACGTTGACGGCAACGACGCCGTGATCGCGGGCGAGGTCTTCCATGCAGTAAACCGGCTGACCACCCGAGCCGTAGGCGAAGATGCCGCCGTGAATCCAGAACATCACGGGCCGCCTCTGGTGGTCGGTCGCAGGCGTCCACAGGTTGAGGAACAGGCAGTCTTCGTTCTGAATTTTCAGCTCAGACGGAGTTGTGAACACCCGGGCCATCAACATGCCGTAATCGCCGGCCGGAGCCGCGGTCGCGCCCGACGCCATCTGCATCGCGGGCGCTCCGTAGTCGGAGCAGTCCAGCACCACCTTCGAGGGGGCCGGCCTTTGCGGCGCCGTCCAGCGTAAAGGACCCACCGGCGGGGCGCCGTAGCGGATACCCTTGAAGGTGTGCACGCCATCGTTGATCAGGCCCCGCACCGGACCACTGGTCGTGTCGATGATACTGGTGATTTGCGGCAGCTCGATGCTGTCAGCGTGATGAAGCGCGGTGCTTTGCGCTGTCGGCATAGATTTGTTCTCCTGCGCGAGGCCCACTCTCGTTGCCGCAGTCGCGGCCGCAGCGACCATGAGTCCCAGAAAGTCGCGCCGGCGCATCTTCGGCGATTTTGTCCGCTCTGGTTTCATCCGAATTTGAGCTTTATGCGAGCATAGCTCAAAAGCGCTTGCGCGGAGAATCGAGGAATCGCACCGCGTATTGGCGGTCGAGCGCGATTACAATGCGTTGTTGAAAGCGATCAAAAGTGGGCGAATCAAAGTCGCCGGATGATGGTCAAGCCGACCGTTGGGGCCGGTGATGAACAGCGCCGTGGCCTACAACGTGGACGTGGAACTCTAAGCTACGTGCTACCAGGCGGGATATTGCTTAGCAGGCGGTTGAAAAAGTAATTTTCAACGCCTGCTCCCTCTCTCTTGTCTCCCCCAAAGGGGTTTTTTCACTGGTCTCCCCCCTTTGGGGGAGATGTTGTAGGTAAGAAGACAGTTTTTACGCAGGGTGTTGAATGGTGCGAGACCCGACCTGCCCTTTGATACGAGTTTTTCAACACCCTGTTAGGGCTCGATTCGAACCGGCAACCGGGTCGATCGGTCACTGCGGGGGCTGCGGACGAGTAAACAAGCCGACGTAGCGCGCCACGATCAGGTACTTCTTGAACAAGCGGTTGGTCTGTTCTTCGTGCGGGCTGATCGTGCTGCGGTCTTCGGGATCAAAGAAGCAGGTGGGATCCTCGGCCATGTAGTCGCCGTTGTGGTAGTACGCCATCGCACGGCATCCGCCGCATGTGTACTGATACCGGCAGTCGCCGCACTTGCCTTTGAGCTTGCCACGATCGAGCACGTCGGCAAACAGTTGGCTGGAAGCGACCAGCTCGTCCAGCGGCTTTTCGCGCACGTTGCCGGCCTTGAGCTGATCGAGCAAAACCGGACAGACCGAAACATCGCCTTCCGCGTTGAGCGCCAGCCAGGTCCCGACCCAGCATCCGATCGGCGGATTCTGCGGTACCGCGCCATTGGCGGCTCCTCCGGAGACCTGGGCGTGCAACTCCGGCGAGAGGAAGAATGGGGTATAGCTCACGTAGCCATTGACGTGACTGCGCAACTCGGGATGGAAGTGAGCTTCGAGATCGTTGCGATCGAACGCGAGCTTGGTGAACAGATCGCAGCCCGATCCGCGCGCCACGTAAGGCGAGCGGTTGTATGAAATCCGCCGATCGGTCAGATACTTGACGGTCTTGGCGAAGGTCTCGGTATTGTCCTTGGAGATCGTAACGATGACGTGGCGATCAATCTTGAGCTCCTCGCACAGGGCGAGCACCTCCAAGGTACGATCAGGTTTGGCGTCACGGGTCCACTCGTTGCGCTCGTCAATCGAGTTCAGCCCGACCGATATTGTTACCTTGCCGTTGGTTGCTTCCTTGATTTCCTGCAGTTTGGTCCGATCGATTACCTCGCCATTGCTGCAAACCTTGCACTGATACCCTAGCTCCACCGTAAGCCGGAGAAGCTCCAGGGCATCCTTGCGCAACAAGAACTCGCCACCGCTCCATCCGACAGCTATAACGCCGAGGCGCTTGGCTGGTAGCAATACCAGTTCGCGAATCTCATCGAAGCTGAGCTCGCTTCGACGTTTGTCTCGAACCTTGTGCGCATCGTTGCTGCCGGTCATGCATAAAGGGCATTGCAGATTGCATAAACGAGTAGCTTCGAAGTACAGCGCCGGAAAATTATAACCCATGATCTCGCGAAGTTAGCAGCAATTATCGTTCCGTACAACGCGGGTCTTCCCGCGTGCATCCCTCGGCTGAAATTATTCCGAAACTGGGTCCTTTCGATGCAGGGCTGTTTCCGTTGGAAGCAGCCCTCAGGGTTGGAGCAGTGTCTTGCGCCATTGTCCGCCGCGGCGCAGAAACAATTCGCGCCGATGCAAGCGGAAGGGAGCTTGCACCCAGAATTCGATCCGATTCGGTACTACGCGCAGTCCGAGCCAGTAATTCGGCCGCACTGGCTCTTTGCCCCTCAATTCCCGTCGGAACTTGGCGACACGCGCGACCAACTCTTCGCGGCTTTTCAGCCGATCGCTCTGGTGCGAGACGCTGCCCGAAATCCTGCTGTCTATCGGCCGGGTTGCCCAATACTCATCCGCTTCATGTGCCGTCATGCGCTCGACCGAGCCATCGATCCTGACCTGCCGTCCTTTCCGCGGCCAATAAAAAGCGAGCGCGGCGCGGGGATTTTGCGCAATTTGCCGGCCCTTGGGACTGCGTATATCTGTGTAGAAGGAAAACCCTCGCCCATCCGCCTGCTTGAGCAGGACGTAACGCACGCTGGGCATACCGTCACTGCCGCAAGTAGCCAGCGCCATCGCCTCCGGAAGCTTGGTGTCGGCGGTCACTTCCTCACGAAACCATCGAGTAAATCTCGCGATCGGATCGTCTGCCTTCATATTTTCTCTGTTGGAAGCATTCTTGATGCCATAGCCCGACCGGCTACAATCAGTTTGATGATTCGTGCGACGGATTGGTCGCCAACTCGCCGCTGCTTGGATATAAAGCGGCGGGCCATTTGACCCGCTGCTTCGTTGCGCGCGTAGTTAAATCCGGCCCTTCTGTCTACTTCTATTACTTCGGCGCTTTGCCGGTCCCGGACAGCTGGATCGTCTGCGGTACTCACGTCTCGTCGTCGTTGATGATCAACTTTACGCTTTGCGCCCTGGTATCGGTCGGACTGAAGGTCACCGATACCTTGCAGCTCTTTCCCGGCTCCAACAACGGGGGGCATTCGCTGGTGGCTGCGAACGGCGCGGCGGCCGACTCACTGGTGATCGATACCGCAATCGCGGATTTCTTGGAGCTGCCGTTCTTGATCGTCACCTTCTTGGGTTTGCTGACCGAATTGACCCTGGTCGATTTGCCGAAGTTCACGAACTTGGGTGAAATCTTCAGCTTGGCGTCGACAGGTGTCGGCGTCGCAGTCGGTGTGGGAGTCGCCGTCGCCGTCGCCGTCGCGGTCGGCGTTGCGGTAGCTGTCGCAGTCGCAGTTGGAGTACCGCCTGTGGCCGTCGCCGTCGGTGTCGGCGTCGCAGTCGGTGTGGGAGTCGCCGTCGGGCTCGCGCCTAATGCCTTCACAAGGTTATACGCATTCACCGTCCCGATTCCGGTGGCAAAGTCCCATCCGGTTGTAGCTCCGCTTGTGGCTGCATATGCGGGCTGATACGCCGAGTTGGAAGTGGAAAGTACGCCATACGTGCCCGATGGCTTGTAACAATTGTGCTTGCCCGTGCAGGGCACGTCCATGTCGCCTTGGGTCACGTCGTAGAAAATGCACGAGCTGGCGACACCGTTGCCGAGTGTCGAGTCGCAGGTCGAGCTGCCACTTGCGCCATACTCGGCTTTGGCCAGCGAGTAGTAGGTGGAATTCGGAAGACCCTGGCTGCTGCCGCTATATTGATTCGCGAGCGCTTGAATCGCGGCCATTATCGGCGACGAGACCGACGTCCCGCCGAATCCCGCCCACGTAACAGGAGCACCCGAACAGGAGGCTGCGCCGTTGCTCTTTTGGCTCGGATCGGACCAACAGACCACGTAGTAATGGCCCCAGAAGCCGTTGGCGGCGAACAGCGACACGTCGGGAATATCCCGCACGCCGTCGCTCGGGTTGCCGAACAAACCGGATTGCCATGTCGGTTTCGCGTATCCCTTGCAGCTGCCGCTGACGACACCCCGGGTGGACACCGTTCCAGCAGCGCAGCCGCTCGGGCCGCCGCTGCCCGCGGTGGTATTCAGGTAGCCCTCCCCAACGCTCACATCGTTGCAAAAGCCGTTTTTCCCGTAGGTCACTTCGGAGAGGCCGTAGACGAAAGTGGCGATCAACTCGCTGGCGCATGAGTTGTTCCAGGGAATTTCCGGAATGTAAGAGAGTGTCGAGCCAAAAGTCGTCCCGTTCGTGCCGCTCCAGTAAGTGCTGTTCGTGCCCGCGTACGTGTCGCCGAAATCGGTGCCGCCCACCGACACGTTATACGGCGTCGAGGTGTATCCGCTGACTGTTATGCCATGGGTCGCATCGGTCGCGCCGTAGTCGGTGCTGGCCGCGCCCTCGTCGCCCGATGACACGAACACCGACACTTTTTCGGTAGCCGCCTGCTGATACAGGCCGTAGATGTACGAGTTCTCCCCCGCGCCGAGCTCCGATTCGGACCCGCCATAGCTGATGCTCACGGTCGCGGGGAGCGGGCCCCCGTTGCTCAGAATGTTTTGCAGGGCGATGAAACCTCCGAAGTTGGTGCTGTCCGTGCACGAGGCCAGTTCGATCGTAGCGCTGGGAGCCGCGGCGCTCGCCCATTCCACGTCGATGGCTGCCTCGCCGTCGTCGCCGTTGGGATTGACGCCCGGGTCGGTACAGCTGGGGCCGCCGCTGCCGGGTGCCGGATGGACCTGCTTGAGAGAGCCGTCGGGGTAAGCGCTTTTAAGACCGAAAGTGGTGCGGAAGTTGTCCCAGTCGGTGGTGCTGTAAACGTCGCTGTCTTCGACGACTACGATCGTCTGGCCCTGGCCCGAATAACCCTCTGCAAACAGCGGACTCAAGTTGTAGATGGTGGCCAAGTCAGCGGGCGCCACCAACTGATTACCGCTGCCGGTCGTGTAGTCCGCGCGCGACTGGTTCATCGGACGCGGCATGAAGTTGTTCAGCGACACGACTCCGACTACGGCTGGCGCCGGCGCGGCCGGAATCCGCGGGTCGCTCATGTTGGCGATGTGCTTCTCACCGTTCGCCTCGAGATTGTGAATCTCAGTATGGAAGGCCTCGCGCACCTGGCCGGCCGTCCCGGAAAACTCGATCACCACCCGGCTGGGATAGACCAGATTGACGGTGAAGCCGTGCGATTTGAGCCATCCCGTGATCTTCGCGAGGTCTTGGTCGGCCAGGCCGTAGCGTTCTCCGAACTGCTGCGCCGTGAGCCAGTGATGGAAATTCGGCGAGTGCGGATCGGTCAACTGATCGATGTAACGATCGAGGGCCTGTTCGCGTTCGGGCGAGCGCCGCAACTGGAGCCACAGGTGCTCCATCGGAAAGCTGTCAGCGACCGGGCCGCGATCGTTGGCCGCCGTCGCTTCCGGACGCGTATTGCCCGCCAGCGTGACCAGGTTGGTCTCGTTTATCGTCTCGGTGATCAGAGCGCGGGGTTGCGACACCGCCCCCACAATCTGCTGGTAACCTGGGATCGCCGCGAGGAAAATCGCGCAACACAAGAGGGTTTTCTTCCCGCGAGATGGTCGGGCGCCCTTGGTTGCAGAAGTAAAAGCCATCTCAGCATATAATACGCTTGGCGTTGCAGAAACGGTACGCGGCGACTAAGTGGCTCCCGCTCCTGCCTCGCCGCCGGCAACTGGCGCGGGCGTCGTCACGAATGCGATCGCGCCCGTCAGACCGCCCACCATCGTCGCCGCAAACCACAGCAGCCCTAGCGCGATCGCGTCCTCTTTTCGCATTCCGGCCATCCCGAACAGCACCAGGTAGGCTGATTCGCGAATCCCCAACCCATTCAGCGTCAGCGGCAGACTTGCAAACACGTTCGCAATCGGAACGCAAAGGATAAACAGCGAGAGCGGCACTGCCAGGCCAAGTCCTATCGCCAGAATGTACTGGCACACGGCCAGCCCGATTTGCAGCACAATCGACAGTGCGATCGCCGGAATCAGCGCCGCGGGATTATGCAGGTACGGCGCGACCAGGCCGCCCGCGCGGCGGATAGATCGTGGCATCAGATGAATCAGGCGCGCGACCAGCGGCGATGCGAGAAATCCCGCCATCGCGATCGCACCGACCGCGACCGTCGGCGTGATGACCGAGCGCGGGAGCGGCGCGAAGTTCAGGAACATCGCCGCGATCGCCGCCAGCCAGAACAGGCTGATCAAGCCCACGGCGCGATCCGCAACTATCGACGCGATCGCCTCGCCCATCCTGCCATGGCGCCGTCCGAGATAGACGGATCGCGCCGCATCGCCGCCGAGCAATCCCGGCACGAACAGATTCGTGAACATGCCGACGAATATGTAGGCGAGGAACTCGCGGTAGCGGCCATGAACTTTCAGCAGAGCGGCCAGCAGCCGCCATCGATACGCACACATCGCCTGACCTGCGAGGTACAGTGCGATGGCTGCGGCAAAGCAGCCCGGACGCTCGCGGCCGAGGATTCGAAAAATCGGCCGCGCGTCGTAATGCGCCAACAAGACGGCAACCACCGCCACGCCCAACCCGGCCCGTATCGCAAACGCGCGATACGGATGCGCTGGCCGGGCGGCAGATGCAACCGCGGGCGCCGATGCGGCCTGCTCAGTTGAAGGTGATTGGTTCACAGCGGGAGATTCTTTCACCTCGGATAATTGCGCGCTTCTTTCCTTCGATTGCGATCACGTCGAAGTCGCCAAGGCGCTCCTTCATTCGCGCGAGATCGCCGGCGTCGAGCACGATCACGACCCGGCCCGGCTGCTCCCATCGCCGAAACATCCGCTCGTCACTATTGAGGAACCACTCGCGCGCGTCCGGGTCCAGGCGCGAGCCGAAATCGAGTTCGGTGCGCCCGCCGACCAGGACGACGCGGCGGCGATTGTAGAACGGCAGCGACTGAACGTAGCGATGGTAACAGATGATGGCCGCGTCAGGCGCCTTCTCGGCGATCGTGCGGCTGAGTCGGGCGTACGAACGCATCGGCTCGGCCTCCAGCCGGGCCCATCCGCCCGCAATCAACGCAAGCGCGAGCGTGACGACGATCGCCGCGAGTCCCGCGGGATTGCGGCGCGCAACGAACATCGCCATCGTGACCGCGCCGCCGGCCACCAGGATCGCGCCGATCGCGTACATCGCCGGCCGCGCCGCCATCACGTACGGCGTGCGAAATTGCGCCGCCGCGATCGCCGCGACGATCACGCCGGCGCCCAACAGCGCAAGCATCGGGCCGCTCTCGATGAGTATCCGGGAATCCGGCGGCGCAATTGCGGCGCGCGAGTCTGCGGGCGGCCATGCGCATGACACGAGTCCGTCGGCGATCAACACCGCCAGCGGAGGGACGGCCGGCAGGATGTACGGGATAAGCTTCGCAGTCGCGCACGAGAAGGCGACCACGGTGACGCCCGCCGCGACCATGCAGAAGCTTCGCGCCGGGTTACGCGGGGCCGCGCGCAAGGTGAGGAACGGTACGAGCAACGACCACGGCAGCAGTCCGACCGCGAGCACCGGAAGGTAGAAGTAGAACGCTTCGCTGTGGCTGTAGTTGGAATCGAACACGCGCCTGAGATGCTCGCCGATGAAGTAGAAATCGAAAAAGCCCGGCTCGCGGATGGTCATCGCGACAAACCACGGCGCCGCGATCAAAAGCGTGAGCAAAAGACCCGGTATCGCGCGGAATTTCGCGATCGCGCCGCTCAGTTCGCGATTGAACGCGAGCCAAAGCAGCATCGAGAGAATTGGGATCGCCGCACCCACGGGCCCCTTGGTCATGACGGCCAGACCCATCGCGACGTACGCGATCCAGCACCATCGGCCGCCTTCATCCCAGTGGAGATAAAGCGAAAAGGTCGCGATCGTCACCAGCGCCGTGAGCATCATGTCGGTCGTGAGCACCTGCGCCATCAACGCGTACAGCGGAATCGTGGCGAGGATGGCGGCGGCAAGAATCGCGTGGCGGCGCCCGAACGCGCGAAGCGCGAAGAGGTAAGTCGCGAGTATTCCGGCGATTGCGGACAGTGCGACGGGAAGCCGCGCGGCAAATTCCGACACTCCGAAGATCCAGAAAGAGAGCGTAGTCAGCCAGTAGAGCAGCGGCGGCTTTTCGACATAGGCAACATAGTTGAGATGCGGCACGAGCAGATTGCCGCTTTGCAGCATCTCGCGCGCAATCTCCGCGTAGCGCGCCTCGTCGGGCTCCCAGACACCGAATGAACCGAGATGAAACAGGCAGACCGCAAGCGAGAGCGCGACGATTGCACCGACGTCGTACGCGATTGGCGTTGCAGGCCATCGCGGCGCCGACGGTGGGGCGAACGGCGGCGAAGAGTTATCGTTGCGAGCGATCCCGGACACGAGGATTGAGTCTAACGTGCCGGGACGGCGGCTAATAGCCGAGCGCGCCGCCGCCCTTGCGCGGATCGAACGCGCCACGGAAATTTCCCGGTGCGATAGCGATCGCACCGACCGCTCCGAGCGCGGGCACGAGCTTGAGTTTGTAGCCCATCTGCTCGAGCGCGCTGCGGGTCGCTGCGGGCATCGCTTCTTCAACGAGCACGACATCGGGCGCGGCCTGCTCGTGAATTCGCGGCTCCGCGACGGCGCTGGCGGGGTCAAGATGGAACGCAAGGATGTTGAGCGTGACCTGCAATACGCCGCTGACGATGGTTGGACCGCCGGACCCGCCGGTGGTCATGACGGGCAGGCCGTTCCTGGTGACGATTATTGGCGTCATCGACGAGAGCGGGCGCTTGCCGGGCCTGACCTCATTGGCGCGCTCGCCTTCGAGGCGATACGCGTTGGGCACGCCGGGCGCGACGGCGAAATCGTCCATCTCATCGTTGAGGATGATGCCGAGCGCCGGCACGCTCAGCTTGGCGCCGAACACGGTATTGATGGTGGTGGTCAGCGCAACGACGTTGCCGTCCTTGTCCGCGACCAGCAGATTCGACGTGCCATGATCGTGCGCAGGCGCCGGCGGCGGCGGCGGTGACTTTCTGTGCAGAGCACGCTCGCGCAATTCCTGAATGTGGGCGTCGGTCAGCAGCCGCTCGATCCGGATGCTTGCGAAAGATGGATCGGCGTATTGCTCCCGATCGACA
Proteins encoded:
- a CDS encoding class I SAM-dependent methyltransferase; translation: MASQGSAWYVDFFRADYLSVYGHTFTEERAEKESAFVAGALELKPGASVLDLCCGQGRHSIQLAKRGLRVTALDLNPEYLELANQAARTSKVTIETVAADMRKIPFENNFDAIVNMYSSFGYLESEAEDLKVLESAAKALKAGGRILLDMLNREWAIDNYIQNDWHTGADGTLYVERRDLDLATSRMHVHFIVVDPKGGRRESIGHIIRLYTLTEMTRVLERVGLRVTAVFGGFDGEAYAIGTRRMIIVARK
- a CDS encoding nitroreductase family deazaflavin-dependent oxidoreductase translates to MLPTKRVEPFAAKLHFIPRGIRPVQAALINAQRDYFSHAPGWVLLTTTGRRTGLPRETLLPCVRSDNDVYLISTYGWQSDWIRNLRKNPKVKVTCNGVVVAGHAKMIEALDRKTRIVGEHPFVPFAPFELVHAVALNPAMRPLLVAFLRRWVASRPMVVVRT
- a CDS encoding radical SAM/SPASM domain-containing protein; amino-acid sequence: MGYNFPALYFEATRLCNLQCPLCMTGSNDAHKVRDKRRSELSFDEIRELVLLPAKRLGVIAVGWSGGEFLLRKDALELLRLTVELGYQCKVCSNGEVIDRTKLQEIKEATNGKVTISVGLNSIDERNEWTRDAKPDRTLEVLALCEELKIDRHVIVTISKDNTETFAKTVKYLTDRRISYNRSPYVARGSGCDLFTKLAFDRNDLEAHFHPELRSHVNGYVSYTPFFLSPELHAQVSGGAANGAVPQNPPIGCWVGTWLALNAEGDVSVCPVLLDQLKAGNVREKPLDELVASSQLFADVLDRGKLKGKCGDCRYQYTCGGCRAMAYYHNGDYMAEDPTCFFDPEDRSTISPHEEQTNRLFKKYLIVARYVGLFTRPQPPQ
- the pdxH gene encoding pyridoxamine 5'-phosphate oxidase gives rise to the protein MQAAASWRPIRRTNHQTDCSRSGYGIKNASNRENMKADDPIARFTRWFREEVTADTKLPEAMALATCGSDGMPSVRYVLLKQADGRGFSFYTDIRSPKGRQIAQNPRAALAFYWPRKGRQVRIDGSVERMTAHEADEYWATRPIDSRISGSVSHQSDRLKSREELVARVAKFRRELRGKEPVRPNYWLGLRVVPNRIEFWVQAPFRLHRRELFLRRGGQWRKTLLQP
- a CDS encoding carboxylesterase/lipase family protein; translation: MPTAQSTALHHADSIELPQITSIIDTTSGPVRGLINDGVHTFKGIRYGAPPVGPLRWTAPQRPAPSKVVLDCSDYGAPAMQMASGATAAPAGDYGMLMARVFTTPSELKIQNEDCLFLNLWTPATDHQRRPVMFWIHGGIFAYGSGGQPVYCMEDLARDHGVVAVNVNHRLNVFGYLHLGDLMGDAYKSSGTVGMQDLVLALQWVRDNIANFGGDPGNVTIMGQSGGGAKVSILMSMDSAKGLFHKASIQSGPGLIVGRREPATAAAKALLGELGIQPGDIKSLQAMPAQTIIAAAFAADAKNNAGPRVPGMRRPGGIGYIPIIDGVAITRDPFTPDAPAVSRDVPVLVGYVKDEVTIFTAGEPWFGKMTEADLQQRIAMLGPMGKPLVEAWRKIRPDYSPTYLFTAAMSSMFAMGGSITLAERKAAQAGAPAYMWYLTWETPVAGGLFKTPHTMEIPFMLDSYRRVRAFAGPDPGAARMQQQIGGAWVAFARTGKPDCPAIPHWPPYDAAKRSTMVFDLESQVVNDPNSEVRKIIQGA
- the hpnJ gene encoding hopanoid biosynthesis associated radical SAM protein HpnJ; amino-acid sequence: MKTLFLNPPSYDDFDGGAGSRYQATREVWSFWYPTWLAYPAGMIPGARLLDAPPHNYTVEMTVNEAKNYDLVVIHTSTPSLRMDARTAEAIKAANPDAIIAMVGGHPTARPDETLKLSPAIDIAARKEFDYSMLEVAQGRDWSTIAGISYQKNGGLHHNPDRPALTDEELDKLPFVTEVYEKNLDYLKYNSPYCQYPYVSLYTGRGCPARCTFCLWPQVTQGHRYRVRSPENVYEEVAAMRSKFPKMKELFFDDDTFTADPARARKIAQLLKPLGITWSTNSRANVDYETLKIMKDGGLRLFVVGYESGNAQILKNIKKGVGIDRARRFTKDCHELGILIHGTFILGLPGENKDTIEESIRFAREMDCETIQVSLASPYPGTELFDYVTKNGFLAVDPLLDESGYQKCTITYPGLTNDEIYGAVERFYRSFYFRPKYIFKSVKKMMTSMEETRRMLNEGRQFLSTMRQRRHQTAQQAVA